The genomic region CCTGGGTAGAGTTCGGCCTTCGTGGCTCCGACACCCGCCAGGGCGCTCTCTAAGCGTTTTTCCGCGCGTTTGATGTCAGGTCGGTTTCGGATGAGATCTGCGGGAACTCCAGTTTGGTTGCTGATTTTACCTTCGCCCACGCGAACAGCACCGATAATCGGGTAACCAGAAGCCGCTGACAGGCCATCTGCTTGCTTGATCCGTGCCACAGCACGTCGAATGTCGAGATTCTGGCTAAGTCCAACATCGACGAGTCTATCAAGCACAGGATCCTGAAACGCAGACCACCATTTGGCATCCGTAACTGTGACGGTTGGAGATACCCGCATACCATCATACTGGTCTGCAATCTGCAATCTGCATGTTCGGCTTTGTGAACTCAGGGCCCACTGCGCACTCCGGTACAAGAAATGCCAGGGAACCAACTGCGAAGTCTCTTCGTTTCATTGCGGTCATCACAGGTTGAACCTTAGACTCAGGCCAAAAGAAGGTAGATCGTCGGCGTTACAGCCAGAGCCTTTAAGGCATTGCACACCAGCGTCAGTGCGTTCGGGTGGAGCCCGCAACGGTGACAAGGCGCAGATTATTTCCAGCATTCTCAAAAGATCATCCTGACCCTTAGCCCAAGCAACGTGATGCTCGACTGGGCAGGGTTCAAAAGTGGGTTGTCGATGAATTGCAGCGAGGGCGTGACCTGCAGCCCGGGTGAGATGGAAAACCGATAGAACATTTCCAGTGTCGCCTGACTGCCTGGGAGGCCATTTGCCTCGGCCCAGTTCAGACCGGCACCAGCCAAATCTGTGTTGCGAGCATAATATCCGACGCCAGCAGACACTGACCGGTCATAAAGCGCCGCTGTTCCTTTGGACGCACCGGCGCGCAGGAAGGGCATCCATTTGTTGTCAATAAACCAGGCGGCCGAAAAGGACGCGCCGTAATCCTCAGCCCGACTGCCGTCTGTTGCCGCATCTCCATGCCAGAGCGTCAGGTGGACATTGTCGAAATACAGCCGGTCAAAGCCACTTGTGTAGCCGATTTCCACAGACTTGAAGAGATCCCCATCCGAGAACACATCCAGGTCAGGGTGGGCCGGGTCAGCGTTGGCATCAGCAAGGCTGGCAACTGCATAGAAGTTCGACCCGAGCTTCGCCCCCGCCGCGACCCCAAGTCCCTGATTTGGGGCATTGATGGTTGGGTTGGTGTTGAAGGCAAGGTTCTGAAAACCGCTGTAGGGGCTGACCAGCCCATAGGTATCGACAAAGTCGGTCACGTCGATCTGACCGGCCTGAAACGTCCAAGATCCGTCGACGGCGCGTTGAGTCCAGTAGAGGTTGGTCAGCAGAGTGCCATTATCGTTAAAGGCCGTTCCGGTGATTGACAATGCCCCGCCATCAAGCCCGAAGAACTGCGGAGCCACTGCGCCGTAAGCATGGCGGTTTTCAATCTTGAAAGTCAGCGATCCGTTTTCCGTGGCCTGCCAGCTGCCATAGATCCGTGCAATCCCGCCGCTGGCCTGACCTTGCCCTATGTCAGCATTCGATGACTGGCCGAGTGCAAGGTAGTCGAAGTTGAACCTAAACCCGTGATCGGTCGCCAAGCGATCCTTCCAGGCAAAATACTCAGGCGCGATGTTGCGTGGAAAGTTGGAGCGGAAACGCGGGTCAGTCAAGCCGTCGCCGGGATCAAGGTCCGCCTGGACGGAAGACGGGCCACCAAGGCCCTGAGCTGAAAGATTTGATGGGGCCAGTGAAGCTACAATGAGAAGAAACCCGGCAAGCATGCCGGTTGCTTCACCCATAAAAGTAAGCCTTGGGAACACGGTCATTTACTTTCACAGGCTGCGGCGGAAAAACACAGCGCGTCCCCATTGTTTGGAATGGCGCCTGTTTTGTCGCGTATTCCTGCCAGCATCAGATTGGCGATGCTAACCTCATCTTCACCACCAACCGTGACCAGCGTCACATGATCCTCGGACATGCCAAGATCGGGGAAAAAACCACCACCCGTTGTCGCGAGCTGAATGTGATCGCGTCCCATCCGTTGAGTATAGGCATAGGCGTGCACATGCCCATTGAAGGCCGTGAAAGGGCGGGCCTTCAGAGTGCCTTCAATTCGTGCATATGGACTACTACTTGCTTCCCAGACGGGCTTATGAACGAACAGAAAAGTGTGGCGGGCATCCGAATTATCAGCCAGAACTTTCACGAAGTAGTCAGCCTGCGCTTCGCTGATTGCCCCCGATTGTTTCTCGGCACTTTGACCATAAGGCGTTGTCAGCGCCGCCTCAGCACCTTGGGTTTTATGTATTTCAATCGCGTCCAACCGCTGCTTGACGAGTTCCACCCGTCGTTCCGATGTCATGTCTTCGCTGTCCAACACCAGGAACAGCACATCCCGGTATCGGAAGTGATAGTAAATGGGACCATACCGTTCCCCCCATAACTCCCGTTCCAGCTCGCTGGAGACATCATGATTTCCGCTGACGTACAGCACTGGAAAACGTGCCCCTTCGATACGAGCGTCATAGCTCTCCCATTCGCCAATCAGCTCATCTCGATCGCCGCCGCCGTCGATCAGGTCACCAACGCTGATCAAAAATTCGGGCCGCAACAGAGCAAGCTGCGCCATCGCTGTCGCAAATATCTCCGGACGTTCTCCACCGGTCAGATCGGAGTGGATAGCAAAGGTGAACTTTTGTGGATCAGAGTCAAAATTCTCGTGAGTCCATGGTAACGGACCAGCCACAGGTCCGGGTGCAAAGTCGAGTTCACCGGCGTTGCTTTGACCCACCAAAGCAAAAGCAAGCACACCAGCAAGTATACTGTTTTTTGACATCAACATTACCCCTCGCCGTTGAGTTGAAAACGTCCTCGACAAAAGTTGATAGTGCTCTTGTCGAGGACATCTTGTTGCCAAGACTCTTAGAGAGGCAGATGTACTTCGCCCTCTTTTGGCCCGGGTCGTTGGAAGTGTGGTGCCGCATCATCGGGCAGCCAGTTTTTGTAGACCAATCCGTCTTTCATCACGAAATCAACGGTATTGCGGCCAAGAGTGTGAATGTCCTCAAGAGGGTTGCCGTTGATCAGGATGATGTCTGCG from Parasedimentitalea psychrophila harbors:
- a CDS encoding carbohydrate porin; translated protein: MGEATGMLAGFLLIVASLAPSNLSAQGLGGPSSVQADLDPGDGLTDPRFRSNFPRNIAPEYFAWKDRLATDHGFRFNFDYLALGQSSNADIGQGQASGGIARIYGSWQATENGSLTFKIENRHAYGAVAPQFFGLDGGALSITGTAFNDNGTLLTNLYWTQRAVDGSWTFQAGQIDVTDFVDTYGLVSPYSGFQNLAFNTNPTINAPNQGLGVAAGAKLGSNFYAVASLADANADPAHPDLDVFSDGDLFKSVEIGYTSGFDRLYFDNVHLTLWHGDAATDGSRAEDYGASFSAAWFIDNKWMPFLRAGASKGTAALYDRSVSAGVGYYARNTDLAGAGLNWAEANGLPGSQATLEMFYRFSISPGLQVTPSLQFIDNPLLNPAQSSITLLGLRVRMIF
- a CDS encoding metallophosphoesterase family protein — protein: MSKNSILAGVLAFALVGQSNAGELDFAPGPVAGPLPWTHENFDSDPQKFTFAIHSDLTGGERPEIFATAMAQLALLRPEFLISVGDLIDGGGDRDELIGEWESYDARIEGARFPVLYVSGNHDVSSELERELWGERYGPIYYHFRYRDVLFLVLDSEDMTSERRVELVKQRLDAIEIHKTQGAEAALTTPYGQSAEKQSGAISEAQADYFVKVLADNSDARHTFLFVHKPVWEASSSPYARIEGTLKARPFTAFNGHVHAYAYTQRMGRDHIQLATTGGGFFPDLGMSEDHVTLVTVGGEDEVSIANLMLAGIRDKTGAIPNNGDALCFSAAACESK